One window of Tepidanaerobacter acetatoxydans Re1 genomic DNA carries:
- a CDS encoding MATE family efflux transporter yields MKYDDDNKSIANANMETKIIIDEDEEKDLRKRVIQLAMPSLVELLLGTLFGMVDMVMVGRVNKESLAAVGITNQPTMLALAVFQALNVGSTALVARFMGTDDNESASSVVKQTLILTVILGTIVSILGYIFAGNVINFMGAKPDVFPLAVQYLKIISLGGIFISTSMGIAAALRGAGDTVTPMRYNLISNLINVGLNYILIYGKLGFPAMGVAGAAIATTVSRFVAMIMAVLAIYHPDSLLSLSKRKGIFLDYDIIKRILKIGIPSGVEQFVLRLGQVEFARTVAGLGTTVFAAHQVALNVFGLSFSPSQAFGMAATTLVGQSLGAGRPDMAEKYGLETRRMGMYVAVAIASTFFFFGRQIASIYTNDPQVILLAMGCLKIIAIMQPMQSTQFILAGALRGAGDTRGPLFATVIGIWGIRVMLAKVFIKMGFGLTGAWAAQACDQVFRSIFIYLRYNSGRWKRLRV; encoded by the coding sequence AGACTTGCGCAAGCGGGTAATACAACTTGCTATGCCCTCACTTGTTGAGCTTTTGCTGGGAACTCTATTCGGCATGGTAGATATGGTTATGGTAGGGCGAGTAAATAAAGAATCTTTAGCAGCGGTAGGTATTACCAACCAGCCAACTATGTTGGCTTTGGCAGTGTTCCAAGCTCTAAATGTGGGCAGCACGGCTCTTGTAGCTCGCTTTATGGGAACCGATGATAATGAATCGGCAAGCAGTGTTGTAAAGCAAACCCTTATTTTGACGGTAATCTTGGGTACAATAGTAAGCATATTGGGTTATATTTTTGCAGGTAATGTAATAAATTTCATGGGTGCAAAACCTGATGTATTTCCCCTTGCTGTCCAATATCTAAAAATTATTTCACTTGGGGGTATATTTATTTCCACCAGTATGGGAATAGCCGCTGCATTAAGAGGCGCAGGGGATACTGTTACACCCATGAGATACAATTTAATCTCGAACCTTATAAATGTAGGCTTGAACTATATCTTGATATATGGCAAATTGGGATTTCCGGCAATGGGTGTCGCCGGCGCTGCTATAGCAACAACAGTTTCACGTTTTGTGGCAATGATTATGGCAGTTTTAGCGATATATCATCCAGATTCTTTGCTGAGTCTTTCAAAAAGAAAGGGTATCTTCCTTGATTATGATATAATAAAACGCATATTAAAAATTGGGATACCTTCGGGCGTAGAACAGTTTGTACTGCGCTTAGGCCAGGTAGAGTTTGCAAGAACTGTGGCAGGTCTTGGCACAACGGTATTTGCGGCTCATCAGGTAGCTTTAAACGTATTTGGCCTGTCCTTTTCACCTAGTCAGGCTTTCGGCATGGCAGCTACCACTTTGGTAGGGCAGAGTCTTGGAGCCGGGAGGCCGGATATGGCTGAAAAATACGGATTGGAAACACGGCGAATGGGGATGTATGTTGCAGTTGCCATTGCATCTACATTCTTCTTTTTCGGCAGACAAATTGCAAGTATATATACTAATGATCCTCAAGTTATTTTGCTGGCAATGGGTTGTTTGAAAATAATTGCTATTATGCAGCCTATGCAGTCAACTCAATTTATTCTCGCAGGGGCATTGCGAGGTGCAGGTGATACGCGGGGCCCGCTTTTTGCAACTGTCATAGGAATATGGGGTATTCGGGTTATGCTAGCGAAAGTATTTATCAAGATGGGTTTCGGCCTTACGGGTGCTTGGGCGGCACAGGCATGTGATCAGGTGTTTCGCTCGATTTTTATCTACTTAAGATATAATTCAGGAAGATGGAAAAGACTCAGAGTATAG
- the sfsA gene encoding DNA/RNA nuclease SfsA has translation MFYKNIKQAKFINRPNRFIANIEIEGRNEVCHVKNTGRCKELLIPNATVFVQEHDNNTRKTKYDLISVYKGDRLINIDSQAPNKIFHQWMMDSDLFKDISFIKPETRYKNSRFDFYVETANAKTFVEVKGVTLEKNGVALFPDAPTERGVKHINELIDSISDGYDAWIAFIIQMKDVTYFTPNINTHKAFGDALIDAKRHSVNIVALDCDVTKNSIKARDFVEVRL, from the coding sequence ATGTTCTATAAAAATATCAAACAAGCAAAATTTATAAATCGACCAAACAGATTTATTGCAAATATTGAGATTGAAGGTAGAAATGAAGTCTGTCACGTTAAAAACACAGGTCGATGTAAAGAGTTATTAATACCGAATGCAACCGTATTTGTCCAAGAACATGACAATAACACACGCAAGACAAAGTATGATTTAATATCGGTGTATAAAGGTGACAGACTGATTAATATAGACAGCCAAGCACCGAACAAGATATTTCATCAGTGGATGATGGATTCTGATTTATTTAAAGATATATCATTTATAAAGCCTGAAACAAGATATAAAAACTCTCGCTTTGACTTCTATGTAGAAACAGCCAATGCTAAAACATTTGTGGAGGTTAAAGGCGTTACTTTAGAGAAAAACGGCGTTGCGTTGTTTCCCGATGCACCTACAGAGCGGGGAGTGAAGCATATAAATGAGCTTATTGACAGTATAAGCGATGGTTATGACGCGTGGATTGCCTTTATAATTCAGATGAAAGATGTAACTTATTTTACACCAAACATAAACACACATAAAGCCTTTGGTGATGCACTCATAGACGCAAAAAGGCATAGTGTAAATATTGTTGCTCTTGACTGTGATGTAACAAAAAACTCTATAAAGGCAAGGGATTTTGTAGAAGTAAGATTATAA
- the gcvPB gene encoding aminomethyl-transferring glycine dehydrogenase subunit GcvPB yields the protein MENVSLIFEKSRKGKEGFKLSSLKVPEIEVSQTLGEDLLRDELDLPEVSEIDVVRHYTELSRMNFGVDNGFYPLGSCTMKYNPKINEEIAAMSGFTELHPYAPEELSQGTLEIMYDTQNLLAEITGMDYFTLQPAAGAHGELTGILIIKKYLENKGEKRTKIIVPDSAHGTNPASANQAGFDIVNVKSDSEGLIDIEALKTVVDEDVAALMLTNPNTLGLFEKNILEISKILHDKGALLYYDGANLNAVMGIARPGDMGFDVVHLNLHKTFSTPHGGGGPGSGAVGVKAFLRDFLPKPLAAKNDEMYFLDYDIPYSIGKIHGFYGNIGVVLKAYAYIRSLGAKGLKEASEIATLNANYLLKKIENMFDAPKDALCKHEFVVSCKNWKEKYGVRALDVAKRLLDYGFHPPTIYFPLIVDEALMIEPTETESKDTLDSFADALRKIYEEAKQTPDILKSAPHATPVRRVDEVKAAREMKLKYQG from the coding sequence ATGGAAAATGTTTCTCTGATTTTCGAAAAGTCAAGGAAAGGGAAAGAGGGTTTTAAATTAAGTTCCCTCAAGGTGCCGGAGATTGAAGTATCTCAAACATTGGGTGAAGACCTATTAAGGGACGAATTGGATTTACCGGAAGTATCAGAAATTGATGTGGTAAGGCATTATACTGAACTTTCCAGAATGAATTTTGGAGTTGATAATGGGTTTTACCCTTTAGGCTCTTGCACCATGAAGTATAATCCTAAAATAAATGAAGAAATTGCGGCTATGTCCGGTTTTACCGAACTGCATCCCTATGCACCGGAAGAGCTTTCTCAGGGTACGCTTGAGATTATGTATGACACACAAAACCTGCTTGCAGAAATTACCGGTATGGATTATTTTACCCTACAGCCTGCCGCTGGTGCTCATGGCGAACTTACAGGGATATTGATTATTAAAAAATACCTTGAGAACAAGGGCGAAAAACGCACTAAAATTATCGTACCTGATTCGGCCCATGGCACTAATCCGGCTTCTGCAAATCAGGCAGGTTTTGATATTGTCAATGTAAAATCCGACAGTGAAGGCCTGATAGACATCGAAGCATTAAAAACAGTGGTTGATGAAGATGTGGCGGCACTTATGCTTACAAATCCAAATACCTTAGGACTTTTTGAAAAGAATATACTGGAAATATCTAAAATCCTACATGATAAAGGTGCTTTATTGTATTATGACGGGGCAAATTTAAATGCGGTCATGGGCATCGCACGGCCGGGAGATATGGGCTTTGATGTAGTTCATCTCAATCTTCACAAGACCTTTTCCACACCTCATGGCGGTGGCGGCCCCGGTTCTGGGGCGGTAGGTGTGAAGGCGTTTCTCCGAGACTTTTTACCCAAACCTTTAGCCGCTAAAAATGATGAAATGTATTTTTTGGACTATGATATACCTTACAGTATCGGCAAAATACATGGTTTTTATGGAAACATCGGAGTGGTTCTTAAGGCCTATGCATATATAAGAAGCCTAGGAGCTAAAGGCTTAAAAGAAGCCAGTGAAATTGCTACATTAAATGCCAATTATCTATTGAAAAAGATTGAGAATATGTTTGATGCTCCTAAAGATGCTCTGTGCAAGCATGAATTTGTAGTAAGCTGTAAAAACTGGAAAGAAAAATACGGTGTAAGAGCTTTGGATGTAGCTAAACGTTTACTTGATTACGGCTTTCATCCGCCCACAATTTATTTTCCGCTGATAGTTGATGAGGCTTTGATGATTGAACCAACGGAAACCGAGAGTAAAGATACCTTGGACTCTTTTGCCGATGCACTGCGAAAAATATATGAAGAAGCCAAACAAACACCGGATATATTAAAGTCAGCACCACATGCTACACCGGTCAGACGAGTTGATGAAGTAAAAGCTGCTCGAGAGATGAAATTAAAATATCAGGGCTAA
- a CDS encoding iron-containing alcohol dehydrogenase → MDFEFFMPAQLIFGRGKAKCIGSYVKSIANRALIVTGKSSAKKAGYLDLVTKSLEKEGIDWALFDEVEPNPLTTTIDRGISLARKSKAEVIIGLGGGSAMDSAKCIAFGVKKEDSIANYFGTQPAGEVLPIVLITTTAGTGSEANNYAVMTNPETHVKKSLSSPDMFAKISIIDPELMLTVPKKVTASTGIDVFFHSMESYLSKRCQPISRPLSLEAMRLVVENLKGAYEHGDNIEYRERMAWANTIAGIAINLAGNCGIHGLGHPLSAYYNIAHGETLAAVSLAFLRFSIPEASDKLATIAEIFGVETKGLSKDEAAEKAIEALETFMESLALPTKISVFGVKEEDIDKLAQNAYENSIGNFKASPREITLDDARKIYRDSL, encoded by the coding sequence ATGGATTTTGAATTTTTTATGCCGGCACAGCTTATTTTCGGCCGGGGAAAAGCTAAATGTATAGGCTCATATGTTAAATCCATAGCTAATAGAGCCTTAATAGTTACTGGTAAATCTAGTGCTAAAAAAGCCGGGTATCTGGATTTGGTGACAAAAAGCTTGGAAAAGGAGGGAATAGACTGGGCCTTATTTGATGAAGTTGAACCAAACCCTCTCACTACAACCATAGATCGAGGAATAAGTTTAGCTCGAAAAAGCAAAGCAGAGGTTATTATCGGATTGGGCGGCGGTAGTGCTATGGATTCAGCTAAGTGCATTGCTTTTGGAGTAAAAAAAGAGGATTCTATTGCTAACTACTTTGGTACTCAACCGGCCGGAGAAGTGCTGCCAATTGTACTTATTACTACCACTGCCGGAACGGGAAGTGAAGCTAACAATTATGCTGTAATGACCAACCCAGAAACACATGTTAAAAAATCCCTATCGTCTCCCGATATGTTTGCCAAGATTTCAATTATTGATCCTGAACTTATGCTTACAGTTCCTAAAAAGGTTACGGCATCTACCGGAATAGATGTTTTTTTCCATTCAATGGAATCATATCTTAGCAAAAGGTGTCAGCCTATAAGTAGGCCATTATCTCTTGAAGCCATGCGTTTAGTAGTGGAAAATCTAAAAGGTGCATATGAGCATGGGGATAATATTGAGTATCGTGAACGTATGGCGTGGGCCAACACGATTGCAGGAATAGCCATAAACCTTGCGGGTAATTGCGGAATACACGGTTTAGGACATCCATTAAGTGCCTATTATAACATTGCACACGGTGAAACCCTTGCGGCAGTTTCTCTTGCGTTTCTGCGGTTTTCCATTCCGGAGGCTTCTGATAAATTAGCAACGATAGCAGAAATTTTTGGAGTAGAAACTAAGGGACTTTCAAAAGATGAAGCCGCCGAAAAGGCTATTGAAGCGCTAGAAACCTTCATGGAAAGCTTAGCTCTGCCCACAAAAATATCTGTTTTTGGCGTTAAAGAAGAGGATATCGACAAATTAGCACAAAATGCTTATGAAAATTCGATTGGCAATTTCAAAGCTAGTCCCCGCGAGATAACTTTAGATGATGCAAGGAAGATATATAGGGATTCCTTATAA
- a CDS encoding LysM peptidoglycan-binding domain-containing protein — protein MYFVRKLNIAIFLFAFLILLSGRAEAKVITVQAGDTLYSLSKITGVPIDKIKQCNNLYSDSVTAGQALLIPERYTVKSGDTLYLISQSFGIDVSELKALNNLNSEVIWPGQALYIPQRSLYQQITVKKGDTLYLISKNYGVSIDDLKVINGLWGNEIYVGMKLLIPSKASSSTQKTSDLPSRGGISRGQYIKYGTGVYHTLEERALLARLIEAEAEGEPYIGKVAVGAVVVNRVLSDKFPNTIKDVIYHVDETGAYQFEPVLDGRLFTVVVSSDSYKAADEALGGLDPTGGALFFFNPYKISNKWLLSKPIIYRIGNHVFAE, from the coding sequence GTGTATTTTGTCAGAAAACTGAATATAGCAATTTTCTTATTTGCCTTTCTGATATTGCTCTCCGGAAGGGCTGAAGCTAAAGTTATTACCGTACAAGCCGGGGATACTCTATATTCCTTGAGCAAAATTACAGGAGTCCCAATAGACAAGATAAAACAGTGCAATAATTTGTACTCGGATTCCGTAACAGCTGGACAGGCTTTGCTCATTCCGGAAAGATACACGGTAAAATCCGGTGATACCCTTTATCTCATCAGTCAAAGCTTTGGTATAGATGTATCAGAGCTTAAAGCTTTAAATAACCTGAATTCCGAAGTTATTTGGCCGGGACAAGCCTTATATATTCCTCAGAGAAGTCTATATCAGCAGATAACTGTAAAAAAGGGAGATACTCTTTATCTAATCTCTAAAAATTATGGCGTGTCAATAGATGATTTAAAAGTCATTAACGGGCTTTGGGGAAACGAGATTTATGTTGGGATGAAACTTTTAATTCCATCAAAAGCATCATCTTCTACACAAAAAACTTCGGATTTGCCTTCCAGAGGAGGTATTAGTCGAGGACAATACATAAAATATGGTACAGGCGTATATCATACTCTAGAAGAAAGAGCTCTTTTGGCAAGACTTATTGAAGCAGAAGCCGAAGGTGAGCCGTATATTGGAAAGGTAGCCGTTGGAGCAGTTGTGGTTAATCGGGTCTTAAGCGATAAATTCCCAAATACTATTAAAGATGTAATATACCATGTGGATGAAACGGGTGCATATCAATTTGAGCCGGTGCTTGACGGAAGACTTTTTACCGTAGTTGTCAGTAGCGATTCATATAAAGCAGCCGATGAAGCACTGGGCGGATTAGATCCTACAGGAGGTGCTCTGTTCTTCTTTAATCCATATAAAATATCGAATAAGTGGCTGCTTTCGAAGCCCATAATTTACAGAATCGGTAATCATGTATTTGCAGAGTAG
- the gcvT gene encoding glycine cleavage system aminomethyltransferase GcvT, producing the protein MLKRTPLYEEHLKLGAKMVDFAGFEMPIQYSSIIDEHMAVRTKSGIFDVSHMGEILVKGENAGDFLNDILTNNIHKIKEGQAQYTIMTYDDGGTVDDLMVYKLSLTRYLLVVNAANKDKDFEHIKSLAPADVVVEDVSDDYGLIAIQGPESAGFVKELFGEIQLKPFNFRTIEFDSDSLILSRTGYTGGEGFEVYGSPEMTRRLFCKAVDFGVIPCGLGARDTLRFEAGLPLYGHELGPDITPVEAGLSRFIDLSKPFKGRDVLRTQSEQRDRRRLIGLKLLDRGVPRPDYPVYYDGKQVGKVTSGGFAPYVKEYLAMALVKIPLDDANDKLFEIEIRGKKHRAEKVSTNFLKG; encoded by the coding sequence ATGCTTAAAAGAACTCCGCTCTATGAAGAGCATTTAAAATTAGGGGCAAAAATGGTGGATTTTGCAGGTTTCGAAATGCCTATCCAGTATTCATCGATAATCGATGAACACATGGCTGTAAGGACAAAATCGGGCATCTTCGATGTGTCTCACATGGGAGAAATCTTGGTCAAAGGAGAAAATGCCGGAGATTTTCTAAATGATATTCTCACAAATAACATTCATAAAATCAAAGAAGGCCAGGCCCAATACACCATCATGACATATGATGATGGTGGAACCGTGGACGATCTCATGGTTTATAAGCTGAGCCTAACTCGCTACTTGCTGGTAGTAAATGCGGCCAACAAGGACAAGGATTTTGAACACATCAAAAGTTTGGCTCCTGCGGATGTTGTGGTGGAAGATGTGAGTGATGATTATGGTCTAATTGCCATTCAAGGCCCGGAAAGTGCCGGATTTGTAAAAGAACTCTTTGGAGAGATACAACTCAAACCATTTAATTTTCGAACCATTGAATTTGATAGTGATTCACTGATTTTATCCCGTACCGGCTATACCGGCGGTGAGGGTTTTGAAGTGTACGGCTCTCCGGAGATGACGAGAAGGCTGTTTTGTAAAGCAGTTGACTTTGGAGTAATTCCCTGCGGGCTTGGAGCAAGGGACACGTTGCGTTTTGAGGCAGGTCTGCCGTTATACGGCCATGAGCTAGGTCCGGATATTACGCCTGTTGAAGCGGGACTTAGCAGATTTATAGATTTAAGTAAGCCTTTCAAAGGGCGTGATGTGCTGCGCACTCAAAGCGAGCAAAGAGATAGAAGACGTCTTATCGGGCTTAAACTTCTTGATCGTGGAGTGCCAAGACCTGATTATCCTGTGTATTATGACGGCAAACAGGTTGGAAAGGTGACATCCGGCGGTTTTGCGCCATACGTTAAGGAATATTTGGCTATGGCTCTGGTAAAAATACCTTTGGATGATGCTAATGATAAGTTATTTGAGATTGAAATTCGCGGAAAAAAACATCGAGCCGAAAAGGTATCTACGAACTTTTTAAAAGGATAA
- the gcvPA gene encoding aminomethyl-transferring glycine dehydrogenase subunit GcvPA, whose translation MRYIGHSPSQIDEMLETLGISSIESLFNDIPDNVKLNREMNLPRPLDEIELKRELLNISKKNKAADYVNFIGAGAYDHYVPAVVKALVSRSEFYTSYTPYQAERSQGTLAAIFEYQTMMARLTGMDVVNASIYDGASSLGEAILMACNIKKKNKVVFSGAIHPEYLTTAKTYGFGNGIDIASSVYTSSCETDWKQLEKLVDDNTAAIVISMPNFFGVVEDVKQVEKIAQAKDVMLIVSTNPITLGLLKPPSDYGADIVVGEGQPLGNSLNFGGPYLGFMGTRAKYMRRMPGRIVGETVDADGKRAFVLTLQAREQHIRREKATSNICSNQALNALAATIYLAYLGKNGFRDVAYHSHANTQYFINEAKKSDHIKIINPKVFNEVVVEVNDLDKKYQTAIEHKMLPGLKLNKFYPEQKNRLLIAFTEKRTKQEIQELLKVLGVS comes from the coding sequence ATGAGATACATTGGTCATTCGCCTTCTCAAATCGATGAAATGCTTGAAACTTTGGGCATTTCCAGTATAGAAAGTCTCTTTAATGATATCCCCGATAATGTGAAACTTAATCGAGAAATGAATCTTCCCCGTCCGCTTGATGAAATAGAGCTTAAACGTGAATTACTTAATATCAGCAAAAAAAATAAGGCTGCTGATTATGTAAATTTCATCGGAGCCGGAGCTTATGACCATTATGTGCCTGCGGTGGTGAAGGCTTTAGTAAGCCGTTCTGAGTTTTATACCTCATATACGCCGTATCAAGCTGAGCGCAGCCAGGGGACTTTAGCGGCTATTTTTGAATATCAGACGATGATGGCAAGACTAACCGGAATGGATGTAGTAAATGCATCAATTTATGATGGGGCATCGAGTTTAGGCGAGGCTATTCTAATGGCCTGTAATATCAAGAAAAAGAATAAGGTAGTGTTTTCCGGCGCTATACATCCGGAATACTTGACTACTGCTAAAACTTATGGTTTTGGCAATGGAATAGATATTGCATCTTCAGTATATACTTCATCCTGTGAAACCGACTGGAAACAGCTCGAAAAGCTGGTTGACGACAACACCGCAGCTATTGTAATAAGTATGCCTAATTTTTTTGGGGTAGTTGAAGATGTTAAACAGGTCGAAAAAATAGCTCAAGCAAAGGATGTTATGCTTATTGTATCGACAAATCCCATTACCTTAGGGCTTTTAAAACCTCCATCAGATTATGGGGCTGATATTGTGGTGGGAGAAGGGCAGCCTTTAGGCAATTCATTAAACTTTGGCGGTCCATATCTTGGATTTATGGGAACAAGAGCTAAGTATATGAGACGGATGCCCGGCAGGATTGTAGGGGAGACAGTAGATGCTGATGGCAAGAGAGCATTTGTGCTTACACTTCAAGCTAGAGAACAGCATATTCGACGGGAAAAGGCCACTTCCAATATTTGTTCAAATCAAGCTTTAAATGCCTTAGCTGCAACTATATACCTTGCATATCTTGGCAAAAACGGCTTTAGAGATGTGGCATATCACTCCCATGCAAATACTCAATATTTCATTAATGAAGCAAAAAAATCCGACCATATAAAAATCATCAACCCTAAAGTTTTCAATGAAGTGGTGGTAGAAGTAAACGACCTTGACAAGAAATATCAGACGGCCATAGAACATAAAATGCTACCAGGCCTGAAACTTAATAAATTCTATCCCGAACAAAAAAATAGACTTTTGATAGCTTTTACCGAAAAACGCACCAAACAGGAAATCCAAGAGCTTTTAAAAGTGCTGGGGGTGAGTTAG
- a CDS encoding IclR family transcriptional regulator has protein sequence MAQDNTVQSVERAIKILEELAAEKEGLGVTELSQRVNLHKSTVHRMLTTLLNLGYVEQNALSEKYRLGMKILFLGGSILERMDIRHEAHDLLEELSGKVNEAVHLVIPDGFKAVYIDKLDSNKTIRMCSQIGRIAPLHASAVGKAILAFSSPRFVNEVIEQGLARYTANTITEPRELMRHLEIIKERGFAIDDEENEKGIRCIAAPIFDYTGKVIGAISVSGPTVTVTKKQVEKISEDVMECARKISQRMGWKVD, from the coding sequence ATGGCTCAGGATAATACGGTACAATCAGTGGAAAGAGCGATTAAGATTCTGGAAGAGCTGGCTGCAGAAAAAGAAGGTCTAGGTGTTACGGAACTTTCCCAGCGAGTCAATTTGCATAAAAGCACTGTACATCGCATGCTTACGACACTCTTAAATCTGGGATATGTTGAACAAAATGCCTTGTCGGAAAAGTATCGTTTGGGAATGAAAATTTTATTTTTAGGCGGAAGCATTCTGGAGCGGATGGATATTCGCCATGAAGCCCATGACTTACTTGAAGAGCTTTCGGGAAAAGTGAATGAAGCTGTGCATTTGGTTATACCTGATGGTTTTAAAGCCGTTTATATTGATAAACTGGATAGCAATAAGACAATTCGCATGTGTTCACAGATAGGCCGTATAGCACCTTTGCATGCTTCGGCTGTGGGCAAGGCTATTTTAGCATTCTCGAGCCCGCGATTTGTAAATGAAGTAATTGAGCAGGGACTTGCAAGATATACTGCAAATACTATAACAGAGCCGCGAGAATTGATGCGGCATTTAGAAATAATAAAAGAGCGTGGTTTTGCAATTGATGATGAAGAGAATGAGAAAGGCATAAGGTGTATTGCGGCTCCGATATTTGATTACACCGGAAAAGTAATAGGAGCCATAAGCGTATCGGGTCCGACTGTTACTGTTACTAAAAAACAGGTAGAGAAAATCAGTGAAGATGTAATGGAGTGTGCACGAAAAATATCCCAAAGAATGGGGTGGAAGGTGGATTAG
- a CDS encoding coiled-coil domain-containing protein has protein sequence MQISKWHIFLIVIIFFLNLIFVDIVPGAQISETEQQLIEEILTLDARVLSLKKEVEKLSVQNQELKKELEIKQKELSSLNSSFNKRQEELSRWIVFSFKGGVGNLFAVLIGADDLGDFFRRFDNVMFFMEYYNNIILETKALITQCRQEENDIMEKQREIQSLEKQAELALEKITQTISEKQKELQRARIILKDTEFLEEISKDWQKSLPSLDYLLTNLSSLPWSSLSPDNLKINYFAMTARAEFFDTSVTRILLSKDENLKDVYFSFNSEGITVAEKKPDSDAPTYSITCGIQLTEKQKIKFIPKRLEFSGVILPAKVIEELMADYDMTFTPPPLPYDLKITSVNTGDGKLIINFKK, from the coding sequence ATGCAAATTTCTAAATGGCATATTTTTTTAATAGTCATTATTTTTTTCTTAAATCTAATATTTGTAGATATCGTGCCGGGAGCGCAAATATCTGAGACAGAGCAGCAACTAATAGAGGAGATTTTGACTTTAGACGCCAGGGTCCTTTCACTTAAAAAAGAAGTTGAAAAGCTTTCTGTTCAGAATCAGGAGCTTAAGAAGGAACTTGAGATAAAGCAAAAAGAACTCTCTTCATTAAACAGCAGCTTTAATAAGCGACAGGAGGAGTTATCCCGCTGGATAGTATTTTCTTTCAAGGGTGGTGTGGGCAACCTGTTTGCAGTTTTAATCGGAGCTGATGATTTAGGAGATTTTTTTCGGCGTTTTGACAACGTTATGTTCTTCATGGAATACTATAATAATATAATTCTCGAAACCAAAGCTCTCATCACTCAATGCCGGCAGGAGGAAAATGATATTATGGAAAAGCAGCGGGAAATTCAGTCTCTAGAAAAGCAGGCCGAGTTGGCTCTTGAAAAAATAACCCAGACGATATCGGAAAAGCAAAAAGAGCTGCAGCGTGCAAGGATTATCCTGAAAGACACTGAATTTTTAGAAGAAATCAGCAAGGATTGGCAGAAGTCTCTGCCTTCATTGGACTATTTACTAACGAATTTGTCTTCGCTTCCATGGTCCAGTTTAAGCCCTGACAATTTAAAAATTAACTATTTTGCCATGACAGCTCGTGCTGAATTTTTTGATACCAGTGTCACAAGAATTCTGTTGTCTAAAGATGAAAACTTAAAGGATGTATATTTCTCATTTAATTCAGAAGGAATTACGGTTGCCGAAAAAAAGCCCGATAGCGATGCCCCTACCTATTCTATTACATGCGGTATACAGCTTACTGAAAAACAGAAAATAAAATTTATTCCTAAGAGGTTGGAATTCAGTGGTGTAATACTGCCTGCCAAGGTCATAGAAGAACTGATGGCCGATTATGATATGACTTTTACACCGCCGCCTCTGCCTTATGATTTAAAAATAACATCCGTAAACACCGGGGACGGAAAGCTTATAATAAATTTCAAAAAGTAA
- the gcvH gene encoding glycine cleavage system protein GcvH, whose amino-acid sequence MSNIPTDLKYTEEHEWIFVEDSLGKIGITDHAQEELGDVVYVELPEVGDKIVKGEPFGSVESVKAASDLFAPVSGTVVEINEALIDRPELVNERPYDDGWMIVVEVEDESELDDLLTPAEYKKLVEGE is encoded by the coding sequence ATGAGTAATATTCCAACAGATTTAAAGTATACGGAAGAACATGAGTGGATTTTTGTTGAGGACAGTCTTGGAAAGATCGGCATTACCGACCATGCTCAGGAAGAGTTGGGTGACGTGGTGTATGTAGAATTGCCGGAAGTGGGCGATAAAATTGTCAAAGGTGAGCCTTTTGGCTCGGTAGAATCAGTAAAAGCTGCTTCAGATTTGTTTGCTCCGGTTTCCGGAACGGTAGTGGAAATAAATGAAGCCCTCATTGACAGACCGGAATTGGTAAATGAGAGACCTTATGATGACGGCTGGATGATAGTGGTGGAGGTGGAAGACGAAAGCGAGCTTGATGATTTGCTGACACCTGCGGAGTACAAAAAATTAGTGGAAGGTGAGTAG